The Lactuca sativa cultivar Salinas chromosome 2, Lsat_Salinas_v11, whole genome shotgun sequence genome includes a window with the following:
- the LOC111906257 gene encoding uncharacterized protein LOC111906257 encodes MLKEKRLRDEKTKEELMKLKAVEQEEGRRVRKELIQRVVKESKRKENELKSEKKKEQKEREKNKALINNDEIIQGLEKNASENEQIATKQLQLVLSELREAEEKKEEERKELVGMLHEEQQKREEEERVQTTNKLIELAIHCEKSLDQFTKTGMESAQYMEKDFVFAADDGLIQESDSHSIMETLKPSKSTIFLGTSETESQEVPKGETNTLPTTTARRTKWKKKSKYVSMVEFNSLNQKLFEVLELVNKIPPSKEKFVSKEKFVEMQKLVTSLAQRVPNLETREKMLRESVVKSTADALKKMEQKRTDDTFKYLDRMDEMLKMVKEIQQSYDDLTNIVGRQHGDEIVRLSEQLCDYRNKNIILQAILVKVIQSAQQLLRPRNVRFDEILFAIQKIQNFLDVLPKTLSNEELSKQVPQSFQKVFDLIENLKGSKSMDEAGYSSIKRGEDENVVITETSPSPKRDEVSRPRPPPKTTIPPSSPNIDLI; translated from the coding sequence ATGTTAAAAGAGAAGAGACTGAGAGATGAGAAGACAAAAGAAGAATTGATGAAACTGAAAGCTGTGGAACAGGAAGAAGGGAGAAGGGTTAGAAAAGAGCTTATTCAGAGGGTTGTGAAAGAGAGTAAGAGGAAAGAGAATGAGCTAAAGTCTGAGAAGAAGAAAGAGCAAAAGGAAAGAGAGAAAAACAAAGCTCTAATAAACAATGATGAAATTATACAAGGGCTGGAGAAGAACGCTTCTGAGAACGAACAAATTGCCACCAAGCAATTGCAACTGGTTCTTAGTGAATTAAGAGAGGCTGAGGAAAAGAAAGAAGAGGAGCGAAAGGAATTAGTGGGAATGTTGCATGAGGAGCAACAAAAgagggaagaggaagagagggtCCAGACCACGAATAAACTCATTGAGCTTGCCATCCATTGTGAGAAGTCTTTGGACCAATTCACAAAGACTGGTATGGAATCTGCTCAATACATGGAAAAGGACTTTGTGTTTGCTGCTGATGATGGACTTATCCAAGAATCTGATTCACATTCCATTATGGAGACACTCAAACCCTCCAAATCTACTATTTTCTTGGGAACTTCAGAAACAGAAAGTCAGGAAGTTCCCAAAGGAGAGACCAACACTCTTCCAACCACCACTGCCAGACGCACTAAATGGAAGAAGAAGTCCAAATATGTCTCCATGGTGGAATTTAATTCCCTCAACCAGAAGTTGTTTGAGGTTCTTGAGCTTGTAAACAAGATCCCTCCATCTAAAGAGAAATTTGTGAGCAAGGAAAAGTTTGTGGAAATGCAAAAGCTTGTGACATCCTTAGCCCAAAGGGTTCCTAATCTCGAGACAAGGGAAAAGATGCTTCGGGAATCAGTTGTCAAATCTACTGCAGATGCTCTGAAGAAAATGGAGCAGAAAAGGACCGATGACACATTTAAATATTTGGATCGGATGGATGAGATGCTGAAAATGGTGAAGGAAATTCAACAGTCCTACGATGACCTCACCAACATCGTGGGCCGCCAACATGGAGATGAGATTGTCCGTTTAAGTGAGCAGCTTTGTGACTATCGCAACAAAAATATAATTCTTCAGGCTATTTTGGTTAAAGTAATACAATCTGCACAACAACTGCTAAGACCCCGCAATGTAAGATTCGATGAAATCCTATTCGCCATCcagaaaattcaaaattttttggATGTACTTCCAAAGACTCTATCCAATGAGGAGCTAAGCAAACAGGTTCCTCAATCGTTCCAAAAAGTGTTTGACCTGATAGAGAACTTAAAAGGTTCAAAATCCATGGATGAAGCTGGGTATTCCTCCATAAAAAGGGGAGAGGATGAAAATGTGGTGATAACAGAAACTTCTCCTTCTCCCAAGAGAGATGAGGTATCCAGACCTCGTCCACCTCCAAAGACTACAATTCCTCCATCATCACCAAACATTGATCTCATCTga